The genomic window AGCCCGTTTTCACGACATTTTCCCGGCTGACTGCAAATTTTTCACACATGTCGTCAATGACCGCCGGTGTTGCTGTGGCTGTCAGCAACAAGGCCTTTTTAATTCCGAATTCTTTTTGATACAAAGGAATTTTAAGATAATCCGGTCTGAAATTGTGCCCCCATTCAGATATGCAATGGGCTTCGTCAACCACAAGCAAGGATACATTCATCTGCCTGAGCTGGGTTCTGAACCTTTCATTTTTAAACCGTTCCACAGCAATCATCAGGATCTTCAATTGTCCCGTCCGGGCCGCTTCAAGCGTCTCCCGGTAATCTTGGGCACTCATCCCGGAGTCAAGTTTCGCAGCAGGAATATGTTTCGATTTCAAAAAATCAATCTGATTCTTCATCAAGGATAAAAGCGGCGAAACAACCAGGGTCAGCCCCTGTTCAAGGATCGCAGGCAGCTGATAACAAAGGGATTTCCCTGCGCCTGTTGGGAAAATGGACGCAGCTGACTTACCGGCGGTGATCTTTTCTATTACTTGACGCTGGCCGGTTTTGAATGTTTCAAATCCGAATGTTCGCTTTAAGGTTTCTTCAATCAATGTTCTTTACTGCCGGTTTATATTTGTCAAAAAGATATGCAGACAAATTCTTCTTCAATTTTATTTCGAAGTCCTTCCATATTGTTTCAGCTGGTTAGTGTATCCCGACCCAATCATCAATACAATCATACCAATCATACTTTTAATTCTGACTCTCATAATGGCGGATAGCTGATCTTACCCCGTTCATCATGCTCACATTGCCAAAACAGAAATATTTTGTAAACCAGGCTTCTTTGAGCTTCAGGTCATTGAAAATCTGCTTTTCAGGAAGACCTTTCTTCCAGAGATAAACAATATTACCATAAAGATTTTCCATGAATTCAAGTTTGGATTGAATATGTTTTCTGCCGTTTTTCTGCCTGGGGTTGTGGCCGCAAAGCAGCGTGTTAAAGTCCAGATGTGTCAATTTTTTCAATGATTCGATCTGAATTCCCATGTTCTCATCTGATCTGAAAAATTTAATGTGGTCTGCCAGATAGAGATCCCCTGAGAAAAGAACTCCTTTTTCAGGCAGAAAAAAAACCGTATGATCCTTTGCATGACCCGGCGTATGGACAGGAATCATTTTGCCTGATGGTGTTTCAATGGTCTGCGGAAATCTTTTTACACGTACCGGCGTTGTCCTGCCCCAGACATATTTCTGATAAGGTAAAATGGAATAGGGGTTTTTAAGTTTTTCTGCGGTCAGGCTGTGTCCGTATACGTCTGCACCGATAGACTGGTTAATATGTGCTGCATTTCCTGAATGGTCTTCATGGTGATGCGTCAGATAAATCCGATCGATTTTCTTTTCCTGTGCAATGCCGGCCACTTCTTTTTCCATATGGGAAAGACCTGTATCAATCATGATATCATCAAAAATAAAGCAGTAAACTGTCATAAAAGGAGGGCCTGCAAGAGACCATCCAAGTTTGATTCCCTGAATACGGAATTCAAATTCATATGTTTTGCAAAATCTCATTTTCGTTTCGTCATGTTGGATGGTGTATCCCCGGGCCTGGTGATGCACCAGGTTCTGACCCGTGGGCGAGTTCAGGGCCGTATTGGACTGGGACTCCCAGTGCACCAAGGTCCGGCACAGCCATGATTTATTGGGATGCGCGTAACTCCTCCCGTACAACACGACGAAGAACCTCTTCAAGGGGTTGATCTTGGTATTCAATGTGTTTTCTTAGGGCGTCATTGAGCATCGACTGATAGTTTCCCCCTCCTTGTTCCTCAACTTTGGATCGGAACCAATCGACAATATCACGGTCAAGCCTGATGGTTATCCTGATTTTATTCCCCGCTTGAGGGAGGACTTCACCACGCTTGCCTTTGCGGAAATCATATTCCGCTTTCATATTGCTTCACCTCACTACGCACGGTTTTTCGTGCTGAAATAATGCGAATATTATCGCCAAGCCATGTGTAGATCACCACTAAAATGCGACCAAACGCATCCATTCCTATGGTGATATAACGCTGTTCATTGTGAAAGGGCTGGTTCGCTTTAACGATAAACATTTTTCCGATGCCCCACCTTCACGACCCAAATAGTTAGTTCTTCATCCTGAATGGAATAAATAATACGATATCGCCCCACCCGAAACCGATATCTTTCCTGACCGCTCAATTTTTTACTTCCAGGTTGGCGTGGATCCTCGCCCAAAGATTCAATTGATTGAAGAATTTTGTTTAAATCTTTATCCGGAATTGCTTTAAAATCTTTCCAAACTGATTTTTTGAAAAATATTTTATATCCGGCCATCTTTTTTGAGCCTTTTTATCATCTGCTCATAGCTGATCAGCGGTTCATCGTGTCTTTCATCAAATACGGCGAGGTCTTCCGCATCCTCGGCAAGCGCCTCCTTGACAGCTTCATTGATTATTTCCGACATTGATCTCGATGTCTCCAGGGCTTTTATTCGTAAAGCCTGATGTAGCGATGGGTCTAAATATATGGTTGAACGTTTCGATAATGTGGTCATAATTGCACCTCCATAATTTGATTAGAATCATAACATCATGATGTTGTGGTGTCAAATGAAATACCGCTTTACCTTCGGGAGAAGATGAAATCCAGGGTATAAATTGCATAGCGATATTCTGGTCATAGATCACTTTTGCCGTTTCAATGGTTCTCTGGTTGTTAATTTCCAGCAAGTCAGCATAAATTATAAATGGATGCACGATAGACTTATCCTGCTTGCCGTCAATGGACCAGAATTTTTTATAGATCTCAATATTCCCGTTTTCTGTTTTCTTAAGCCTGTTCTGGAGCAGGATCTCTCGTAATTTTTCCTCTTTTGCATATAAAATCACATTTTGCGGTTTAAGATAGCCGGTTAACTTAAACGCAGCCACTTCACCCCCCCATTGCCCCTGGTCCGGTTCAAGACGACAATTTTTCCAGAAATCATCAGGGGCTGGGAAAAATCATTCTTATGCTGAAAATCTATGATTTCCACTTGAAAACCAAAGTTCTCCTTGAAAGATGCTATCGCCTGCCTGAGTATTTTTTTTCCATAGCTGCAATGTTGTTCATAAAATCAATTTGTTCATCAGTAGTTGCTTCCGGCTTTAGATCCCCGCTAATACAGTCTTTTTGATGGCTGACATGCCTGGCCGGCCGGACCGGACAGCAGATCGATGATCCGGTACGTTATAAGTTTTTTAGAGACCCTTGGATTCTTTTGGGATCGCGTCTTAAATCAAGCACCCGCCATACAGTGGCGATGGATTTCTCTTTCAGCTTGTAGTAGACGGCATATGGAAATCTTTTTGAAAGCATCCGGTGGTAACCACAGAATACAGGATGAATACCAGCATACAGAGTCAGAGAATCAATATCTGAAAACAAGGAATCAAAGAAGTATTCTCCCAGCCCTTCTACTTGTTCTTCATAGAACTGTCTGCCTTCCATCAGGTCTGACATGGCTGAAGAGAGAAGTTCAATTTTCATTCAAAGTGTTTCCGCATTTCTTTTTTGGCCGTATGCCAATCCAGAATTCTCTCTTTACCCTCTTCAAGGCGCTTCTCTGTTTCCTGAAGAGCGGCCTTATGCCAGGCGGGTGATTCGAGGAGTTCCTCTTCTGATAACAAATCCGCCCACAAGGCATCCACCATCCTGAGTTTTTCTTCTCTGGTAAGGTATTTTATTTCTATTGCATTCTGCATGATTCAATCCTTTTATATTTAAAGAAAAATTAGCATTTCTGCATTTTTATGTCAATTTCATCAGATGATTTACACAATATTTTCCCCTGGCCAGCCACTCGATGGCTGACACGCCGAAGTAATTTGACATTTTCATGCGGGCGTGTTTTTATCAGTGCCGTGTATCATGAAGTCAATACTGGTGAATTTCAAGGAGGATATCCGATGCAAAAACCCTTATGCGGGCTGTGCAATAACTGTTTTACAGACAGGGGGCTTACAAGACATTTACAATCCTGCATTCCCAGATACCTGGGACAATATGCTCCGAATCCCAAAGAAAAAACTTTTCATCTTCATGTGTATGATGCATTTAATCCGGAGTACTTTCTACACCTGGCTGCGACCGGAACAACAACTCTGGAGGAGCTGGATTCTTTTCTCAGAAAAATCTGGCTGGAGTGCTGCGGCCATTTGAGTGAGTTTACCTATGGCAGACGAGGTGATGCGTTGTCAATGAGTCAAAAATTGTTCCGGGTACTCAATTCCGGAAATGAGCTGTATCACAAATATGATTTCGGCGATACCACCGAACTCATTGTCCGGTCCAGGGGCCTGTATCCCGGAGTTTTGCAGGAGACACAGGCCATCCATCTTCTGGCCAGGAATGTTCAGCCACCCATTCTCTGTGACCGATGCGGCAAGGCGCCTGCTGAGGTCATCTGTACCGAATGCCGGTGGGACGGTGAAGGCTGGTATTGTTCAAACTGCATCAAAGACCACGAGTGTGACGAGGAAATGTTCCTCAATGTCGTGAATTCTCCCAGAACCGGTGTTTGTGGTTACAACGGATGAATGAAATAGGTTCTGTCCGGTGGGCGAATCCAGGGCCGTATTGGACTGAGACTCCCAGTGCAGCAGGGTCCGGCACAGTCATTATTTATTGGGATGCGCGTAACTCCTCCCGTACAACACGACGAAGAACCTTCCCATCACCCGCCCCGCTTATTCTCCTCAAACATCTCCACGGGCATGGGATGCCTCAGCTGCCAAACCACCTGGATGGGCCGTTCTTTTTGATGGCTCACATGCCTGGCCGGTCCTAAAACACAAACGGTCCGCGTCAATTATCTTGGCCGGTTTTCCACAGATTCCCAGCCGCAGCAGATTATGGATATAGCTCTTTGCTCCCTCCTGCTGAAACAGAATATGGCATGCTTCCATCTCGTCAAGTAAAAAAAATGGTTTGAATTATTCATATTTTGCCGTATATTGTTTGTAGTGCAATTGTCAATACAATATCAGGAGTTTATTATGACAAGAACAGCAACCATACAAACCCGTGTTGATCCAGCGGTAAAACAAAACGCGCAAATCATATTAAAAAAATTGAATATTTCGATGTCAGAGGCGATTTCAATGTACCTGTCTCAGATAACCTTACATAATGGAATTCCATTTGACATCAAACTCCCCAATGACCTTACCGACAAAGTGCTAAAGGATTCGGAACAAGGTAAAAACCTTCATAAAGCGGATTCCGTTGATGATTTATTTCTGGAGCTTGATAGTTGAATATCCTCGAAAGAACCGGATCGCACTCTGATCTATTCAAAAAATAGAAAATCCAAAGCAAAGATGCTATATTCCCATCACCCGCCCCGCCTGTTCTCCTCAAACATCTCCACAGGCATGGGATACCGCAGCTGCCATACCATCTGGATGGGCTGTTCTTTTTGATGGCTGACATGCCTGGCCGGTCCTAAAAACACGAACGGCACCGTGCACTGGTTGTGTTTTTTCTTCGGCCGGGCAAACACCAGGATGGTATAACCCCCGGTCCTGGTGATGCACCAGGTTCTGCCCCGTGGGTGAATCCAGGGCCGTGTTGGACTGGGATTCCCAGTGCAGCAGGGACCGGCTGATGGGATAATCCGCATACATGGTGGTGGGGGAAAACTCTTTTTCGGTTTTCTGGAAGGTGATCAGGAGGGCATAGGCCTTGATATCCCTGAAATGCAGCACGCCGGTGCCCTTCTGCCCGGCAGAGACCAGGGTGGCCCGGTCAAATGCGGCCAGGATATCCGTGGCGCTGAACTGGGCACCTCCAGGGAACAGGAAAACGGCAGGTCCGGCAAAACCCCGGCAACCGGAGAGACGTCCCGGGCCCAGGCCAGGATTTCATCCATATCCCGGAGAAGGGACGGATTCTGTGTCAGGCGATGAAACGCATCCGGCAGACCCGCAAACCCGAACCGGTCCGCTTTGTCGCCCCACAGCCGGTAATAGATGGCATTGGCCTGCTCTCCTGCCAGATCCAGGGCGCCCGGAACATCTTTGGATGACAGCCGGCGGATAATTCGCCGCAGCCGCCCGATCTCCCCGGGACCGGAAATAAATGCGGCCCTCACCAGGGATCGTTTCAGCCAGGTCAGATCCGGATCAGACGGGGCCGGTGCCAGCTGTGTCCTGGCTTTCCACCCGGTCCACGTGTCCGACACCAGCAGCCGCTCCGGTTCATACTCATGGTACTGAGGCTGTTTAATACTGCAGGAGCCGCATAAAACCAACCAGTTTCAACCCGCCTCGTTTTCATTTCAACCCGCTTTTTTTCCATCGCCGCCATCGTCAATTGCCTTCACTCTTTGACAAAGCCAGCTAAAAATTTTTTCAAATTCGTGCATTTTTTGCTGGCGTCCCCTTTTCCTTTTTGCTATAAGCTTTTTCATGGAACCTTTAATCATCAGAAACCGCAAAATCACCGCCGAAGATCTGCCTGTTATCCAGGCGGTGGTTAACGAGCACTGGGACAAGGGTCGGACCCATATATCCCGGGAACTTTGCAAACACTGGAACTGGGTTCAGCCCAGCGGCCGGCTCAAGGACATGGCCTGCCGGGAACTGCTTTTGACCCTTTACCGAAA from Desulfotignum phosphitoxidans DSM 13687 includes these protein-coding regions:
- a CDS encoding addiction module protein — protein: MQNAIEIKYLTREEKLRMVDALWADLLSEEELLESPAWHKAALQETEKRLEEGKERILDWHTAKKEMRKHFE
- a CDS encoding type II toxin-antitoxin system RelB/DinJ family antitoxin — translated: MTRTATIQTRVDPAVKQNAQIILKKLNISMSEAISMYLSQITLHNGIPFDIKLPNDLTDKVLKDSEQGKNLHKADSVDDLFLELDS
- a CDS encoding MBL fold metallo-hydrolase → MIDTGLSHMEKEVAGIAQEKKIDRIYLTHHHEDHSGNAAHINQSIGADVYGHSLTAEKLKNPYSILPYQKYVWGRTTPVRVKRFPQTIETPSGKMIPVHTPGHAKDHTVFFLPEKGVLFSGDLYLADHIKFFRSDENMGIQIESLKKLTHLDFNTLLCGHNPRQKNGRKHIQSKLEFMENLYGNIVYLWKKGLPEKQIFNDLKLKEAWFTKYFCFGNVSMMNGVRSAIRHYESQN
- a CDS encoding DUF3427 domain-containing protein, which produces MLHFRDIKAYALLITFQKTEKEFSPTTMYADYPISRSLLHWESQSNTALDSPTGQNLVHHQDRGLYHPGVCPAEEKTQPVHGAVRVFRTGQACQPSKRTAHPDGMAAAVSHACGDV
- a CDS encoding BrnA antitoxin family protein, producing MKAEYDFRKGKRGEVLPQAGNKIRITIRLDRDIVDWFRSKVEEQGGGNYQSMLNDALRKHIEYQDQPLEEVLRRVVREELRASQ
- a CDS encoding BrnT family toxin, which gives rise to MFIVKANQPFHNEQRYITIGMDAFGRILVVIYTWLGDNIRIISARKTVRSEVKQYESGI
- a CDS encoding type II toxin-antitoxin system RelE family toxin: MAGYKIFFKKSVWKDFKAIPDKDLNKILQSIESLGEDPRQPGSKKLSGQERYRFRVGRYRIIYSIQDEELTIWVVKVGHRKNVYR